The region TGGATTGGCTCTCTGCATCGATCAGACAGCCTGAGCTGGTATCAGGGGAGACCGCCGCCGTGTCCAGGGAGTACCTGCCCCCTCggcagtgcatgctgggatagcgACCACGAACAGCGAGTAAAGCGGCGCTTCTCTGTGCGTGTTTGCGCTCCTGCAGAGGCTAAATCATTACGAACATGCATCgcgttgtctgtctgctgattgTGATGTAACGTGCAACAAAGTGGACGTTTGAAACATACCTTGCGTCCCACTTCATTGTTGTGTAAATTCATGAGAGTCCTGGCGTTCTGCTTGATCTCCCGCGCGTCCACAAACACCTTCGAGAACCCCAGGCCGTAGTGGACGTCTGCAGAGCAGCCGCCCCACTTCCAGCCCTCCTCCTGGTTGTAGAAACCCTGCTTCTCCTTGTCACAGCCGCAGCCGCTCAGGCTCCCCTGGGTGCAGGCCGCGGTGACCGCGTGGGCGACCCCGGCAGCGATGATAGCGTAGGTGAACGCGGCCTCCTTACTGCCTGCAGTTAAgaggaaaagacattttttaatcaCAATTGCCAACAACAGGATTCACTATTTCAGGCACTGTCAAGCCTCCTTACATACCTGGCATAGCTGCCTCAAAccaaatcataaaacacacgAGCCAGGCCAAGTCCAATTCATTAATCAAGCTCTCTTAAAACAGATAGGACAGACGTTCAGGAGGAAGCTCTGGATGTTGCAGAAAGTATCGCGCAGAACAGCAGAAGAGTCGTGCTGAAGGGAAGTCATTCTCGGGAAGCAGGACAGTTCCATTACCTTCTTCATGGTGAGTAACGATCAAAGAACCTGCAGGACTCTGACAGTCGGTAAATCTGAGAGTACACTTTAACAGATCCCCCCCATCATTGGTCAATCCGCTGAGGACATAAGATTGgtaaagatgattttttttttttttttttcattcagtggGAGATGAAACATCAGATGTTTAGGCATCACTTTTGGCCCTTGTCCCAGCCGCCGTCACAGCGGGCTCCACCCTGTGGAGGTGAATCCGCGAGGCATGCAGAAGCCTCCCTACATGGATGGATTTCCACTCCATAAATCCAAGtccaagtgttgtttttttaaattaaaatagagATAATTCCTGTCGGAGCACACGTGGAAGGTGTCCAAAAATGACCATGagttgcaacaacaaaaaaaaccccactccAATAAACTCATCATCTTTAACAATTAAACTgccacacaaacatttaagGTCATAGTCACTCcttcaaacactgaaatgtatACGTGCAACTGTTGGATGTGGATGTGATTCTTTTGCTTTGTTAAAAGATGcaaagcagacaggcagaggccATCCTATTTGCAAAACCCCCGAGATGCTAAACTAGCTCTCTGGTCTGCCTTTACAGCCAGCAAAACAGCAGCCGGTGCCCGCGGTGAGCTGCTCCAAGTAGCCAGCTCGGAGGGTGGGGGAGGATACATGATCCTAATGCCAGAATACTGTACGTTGCTGCATCACTGCCAACAACAATCCCCAAATTGATGTATTCTGTCGGCTATCAGTGTTCCAGtctgctgaaacaaaacaatgcattcGGGCAGCGACTCCGTGCAAGGGCAAGCTGGATCGAGCCGGATTCTCAtctagatgtgtgtgtgtgggggggggactttTTGGATTCTGCAATGCTTGACATGAGTTTTGTTTAAATCTGatgatctgcacacacacacacacaaaaaatgtccCCTGCCATAGCTGCAGAACCTGGAGGTAAATTTGTAAACCTAGAAGAAAGTACTTGTCTGAACTTGAAGacaagacacttttttttgtggggggggggggggagtactTTCTGAACATACATGAAGGTGGTTCAGCTGCATGTTGCTAACTATGCACTGGCAACAGAAGGTGGAGGAAAATGGTGACAGGTATGTATGCAGTGGAATGATCAGACAAAAGATGCCACTGTTGACACGCtgaccattcacacacacacacacacacacacaccaaactacTGTATAAATCTTACAGCTTTTAACTGCGACCGCCACAGGCCATCCGGACTCGTCCAGACTGCACTCACATTTGCTGCAGCCATCCCAGGCAATGTGACACAACGCAAAAGTCATGCAGACacttgggaggggggggggggggaaatgacacatgacacacatgacAGCTTAAAAGGACAAGACAGCGGAACACCAGCGCGCGTTAAATACGCTTATTTCCGCAGTGCTGTCGTTGGAGCGAGCATCGCCTCGAGCCTTATTCCACATCCacgatataaaaaaaacaatataaaaaaaatctgtggtTTATTTTCCCACCAAGAGCAGATgctctttttttgggggggggcggggggggggggcaaattgTAGCAATTCCCCTCAAGACTTTTTTATGGCACTTTATGGAAGAAGGACTCAGCGATGAAGCGGAGCTCTCAGGTGGCATCCGCATTTGGTCAGATCTCTCTcaccttcaacaacaacaacaacaacaacaacaacaacaacagtaataactCTGTGGTAACATCTACCCAGATCCTATAGGAAGATTAGTCTCCATACAGTTGCATGTCACAGATCTCCataggaaaatgtgtgtgtgtgtgtgtgggggggggggggggggtaaaccGTGGATTTGAGCAACCGGTACATTCCGTCAGTGAAGGCGGATGCGGGACATATGCGGTGCGCGGCTCGCAAACGTACCCACTCTGAGCTCTTTCCCGAACACGGTCCTCTCCCCCAGGGCCGAGCAGTTCCAGCGTCCGTGTCTGAACTGAAACTGGCACTCGTTGATCCCCATCTGAACCCCCTCTCCGATCACTATGATCGCGTCGGGGCGGCTCTGACAGATAGTCCGCTGACGGGGGGCCAGGCCGGGGATTTTGTTGCAGATGATGCTCGCTCCCAGCGCGGCCACCGACGAGAGGCCCCTGCGGTGAAGGGCGAAAGGTTAAAACGTGAACGCTCTGCAGGTGGTTtaatacaccccccccccccccctttttttttttttttctctctcttaatcTGAGTACATCACACATGTATAATACCTGTATTCCTACACCTCCCCCGAAAAggaatgtaataaaaatgttatgtatTTAACTACACAGCCAGAAACCTGACTTtaggagggggggtgggggggggggctctcatGTCTCTACAGCGGGTCTGTCAAGAGTCTGTCATAGGTGGAGAGCTTGACTAACTAATCTCCAGTTCTCccccacacttttttttcttttttctccccccccccccccccccccctccgacaTTCGTTCTAAAATCTCAGTTGCTCCCgtgtgaggaaaaaaagcgCACAGAGGCCCCGGGAACTCACCCGATTCTCAAATACACCACTCCGAGGCacaggagaaaatggaaaatccAGCGCCGCGTCTTCCTGCTCATGGTGCTCAGCCCCGCCGATGGATCGGTGCTACTGCTGTGGCAACAACCGGCCTTACTCCTCCGCCGAGTCCCGCGGGGTGTCCAGGTGTTCCGGGCCGCCGACGTAAATAAAGCTCCTCGGGACAAACCAAAGTTTGTGGAAGTGAACTCGTCCTGATTTCATTTGGCAGGCGTCCGGTGCCGAGAGCCTGTGCTGTAGCATTGGGGCTGTTAGTTTTCCAGGTAGGCAGCTCGGCTCCTCACTGATCGGGctggagcgtgtgtgtgtgtgtgtgtgtgtgggtgggtgtgtgtctaCCTTTTCTATCAGGGCGTGTTCTGCAGATCCGAAGATCTGCCTCTGAGCCgtgcgcacacacgcacacacacacacacactctctctctctctctctcagcctgcaGGTACACGCTCAGAGCTGCAGACCCGGGTACAGCCGTGAGACCAGGAGCCAGTCACATCCGCGGCTCTTCGCACTTGTTGGGTGTCGTGTCCTCTCCCGGACTCtggacatcatcatcatcatcatcatcatcatccgcGCTCACATCACGCTTGACAGGCAAGCAGCTCCCAATAAACGCCCCTCCCACCGATCCCATCACAGCTCATGAGACGCATACATTCAAGTGCTGCACTGAGATACTTggactttacttgagtatttccactgtATGCTTCTACTTCACTCTCAGAGGGAAATCTTGAAGGGgagacctgggggggggggggcaattgtgacatgttccttcataaCTCACAGGCTTGAAATGCACAGGTCATCTTTTCATATCAGAAACATATGTATGTACACTAATTAATAATAACAGTGATGTATGCTCACTAATGAAACTACAATATTAAATGAATGCAAGAAGTCAGAGTGtaatagacaaaaaaaaaattagccATATCAAGGGTCAAGGGTCATTTAAGATTGTTTCAAATCCTTTTAGATGTCAGGCACACATTTTCCAACATCTTAATTATTATTCCATGCATGCTGTTCAAAAAGTGTACCGGTTGTTAAAGACTTTTAAAGCAGTTCACCGCGAACTAGAATGGGAACTGAATCAAAGCCATaaattgctttatttatttaatgaagGGCATCCAAGGCGCAGGGCGTCCGGTTCAACAGCAAGTGTTAAGTGTTAAGGATCAGGATCAGTCAGATTTGATCACTTATGACCTTCATGTTGCTGAGTTTAAAGGACTGCAGCACCATCTGCTGACATAACTGTGTAACTACTGTCATCGTGCTCAAGAGGTGCAGGGCCTTCCCGAGTTCCCATCAAGTACAGGAACCCACAGCGGCACACAGGGCCAGAACCCAACCAGTACTCTGGGTGCACTTCTTAATGACTACAGGGAACGACTGGAGG is a window of Enoplosus armatus isolate fEnoArm2 chromosome 3, fEnoArm2.hap1, whole genome shotgun sequence DNA encoding:
- the wnt7aa gene encoding wingless-type MMTV integration site family, member 7Aa — encoded protein: MSRKTRRWIFHFLLCLGVVYLRIGGLSSVAALGASIICNKIPGLAPRQRTICQSRPDAIIVIGEGVQMGINECQFQFRHGRWNCSALGERTVFGKELRVGSKEAAFTYAIIAAGVAHAVTAACTQGSLSGCGCDKEKQGFYNQEEGWKWGGCSADVHYGLGFSKVFVDAREIKQNARTLMNLHNNEVGRKVLEKGMRLECKCHGVSGSCTTKTCWTTLPKFRQLGYILKDKYNQAVHVEPVRASRNKRPTFLKIKKPHSYRKPMDTELVYIERSPNYCEADPLTGSTGTQGRLCNKTAQQPNSCDLMCCGRGYNTHQYSRVWQCNCKFLWCCYVKCNTCSERTEVYTCK